A region of Ferrimicrobium sp. DNA encodes the following proteins:
- a CDS encoding DNA-directed RNA polymerase subunit alpha encodes MLIIQRPKVEEVSEETANRQVFSIGPLEPGFGHSVGNALRRVLLSSVPGAAITQVRFDDALHEFTTIGGVKEDVIDIILNLKDIVLRCYSPDPVTIRLDIKGPATVHAGDFMLSSDVEIVNPDLYIATVSDKGRLALDVVVEQGRGYVSAERNKRTNTIGIIPIDAIFSPIRNANYVIEPVRVGQATDYDQIVVDVETDGSITPREALASAAGTLTGIFALVSELVADASRLVVADEVAAEERSPDFDLPIEELDLTERPRNCLKRAQINTIGDLVERTADDLLAITNFGQKSLDEVAEKLALRNMSLRSEG; translated from the coding sequence ATGCTCATTATTCAGCGGCCGAAGGTAGAAGAGGTAAGTGAGGAGACCGCCAACCGACAGGTCTTTTCCATTGGCCCACTTGAGCCAGGTTTTGGCCATTCGGTTGGGAATGCGCTTCGACGGGTGTTGCTGTCGTCGGTTCCGGGGGCGGCGATCACCCAGGTGCGCTTCGACGATGCCTTGCACGAGTTCACCACCATCGGCGGTGTCAAGGAAGATGTCATTGACATCATCTTGAACTTGAAGGATATCGTTCTTCGTTGTTATTCTCCCGATCCGGTGACGATCCGACTCGATATCAAGGGTCCAGCGACGGTCCATGCTGGCGATTTCATGCTGTCCTCTGACGTTGAGATTGTGAATCCTGACCTCTATATCGCCACCGTATCCGACAAGGGTCGGCTCGCACTCGATGTCGTCGTCGAGCAAGGGAGGGGTTACGTCTCGGCCGAGCGCAACAAGCGGACGAACACCATCGGTATCATCCCGATCGATGCTATTTTCTCCCCAATTCGGAACGCGAACTACGTGATCGAGCCGGTCCGTGTCGGACAGGCTACGGACTACGATCAAATCGTTGTCGATGTCGAGACGGATGGTTCTATCACACCTCGTGAGGCATTGGCTTCCGCCGCGGGAACGCTGACGGGGATCTTCGCGCTGGTCTCTGAGCTGGTCGCCGATGCCAGTCGGCTGGTCGTGGCCGATGAGGTAGCGGCTGAAGAGCGCTCCCCAGACTTTGACCTGCCGATCGAGGAACTCGATTTGACCGAGCGCCCCCGGAACTGTCTCAAGCGGGCTCAGATCAATACCATTGGTGATTTGGTGGAACGTACCGCTGATGACCTTCTGGCGATCACGAATTTCGGGCAGAAGTCGCTCGATGAGGTTGCTGAGAAATTGGCGTTACGAAATATGTCTCTAAGGAGTGAAGGTTAA
- the rplQ gene encoding 50S ribosomal protein L17, protein MVPGRPKRGNRLGSDASHQRAMLANLCASLIAAESILTTDAKARALRPVIEKLVTKAKKGDLHQRRQVIAFLRDEDATKKLFDEVGPRFQNRQGGYVRILKRGPRHGDGAPMVVIEFV, encoded by the coding sequence ATGGTACCTGGCCGACCGAAAAGGGGTAACCGTCTTGGCAGCGATGCTTCGCATCAGCGCGCAATGTTGGCGAATCTGTGCGCATCGTTGATTGCTGCGGAGTCCATCTTGACCACGGATGCCAAGGCGCGGGCTTTGCGCCCGGTGATTGAGAAGTTGGTGACGAAGGCCAAGAAGGGCGATCTTCACCAACGGCGTCAGGTGATCGCGTTTCTTCGTGATGAGGATGCGACCAAGAAGCTTTTCGATGAGGTGGGACCGCGATTCCAGAACCGCCAGGGTGGCTACGTTCGTATTCTTAAGCGCGGGCCCCGCCACGGCGATGGCGCGCCAATGGTCGTCATCGAGTTCGTCTAA
- the truA gene encoding tRNA pseudouridine(38-40) synthase TruA yields MRLALVLAYDGEQFHGSAPQPQVRTVIGSLVNGLDLLNVDTSEVAMAGRTDAGVHARCQVVSLEAPELDPSIWPRLHVVVGDGVMLRAVMRVPPEFHARHSARWRQYLYRVRAASRDPLFPHAWQLPVSLDIDRMRELASYLLTVEDFHAMCKVGSAGGYRRRLHAIDIIERAGLIEFSVLGISFCHQMVRRIVGAMVQVGRGRWSVARVVDAIEARDRSVLTELAPPSGLYLWRVGYADAWEWAPERLRESGFEQDWATIDRLELDFPLEWSAECRHG; encoded by the coding sequence ATGCGGTTGGCCTTGGTGCTTGCCTATGACGGGGAGCAGTTCCATGGGTCGGCGCCCCAGCCCCAGGTGCGCACCGTAATTGGTTCGCTGGTCAACGGTCTTGATCTGCTCAACGTCGATACCTCCGAGGTGGCGATGGCGGGCCGTACCGATGCTGGGGTGCACGCACGCTGCCAGGTCGTTTCGCTGGAGGCACCGGAGCTAGATCCATCGATCTGGCCGCGGCTCCATGTGGTGGTCGGGGACGGTGTCATGCTTCGAGCGGTGATGCGGGTTCCTCCCGAGTTTCATGCACGTCACTCGGCGAGGTGGCGCCAATACCTGTATCGCGTCCGGGCTGCCTCGAGGGATCCTCTTTTCCCCCACGCCTGGCAACTGCCAGTGTCGCTGGATATTGATCGCATGCGAGAGCTTGCCTCTTACTTACTGACGGTCGAGGACTTCCATGCCATGTGCAAGGTTGGTAGTGCAGGCGGTTATCGCCGGCGGCTGCACGCTATCGACATCATCGAGCGTGCTGGTTTGATCGAATTCTCGGTACTTGGTATCAGCTTCTGTCACCAGATGGTTCGCCGTATCGTCGGTGCGATGGTTCAGGTCGGGCGGGGTCGCTGGTCGGTTGCACGGGTGGTGGACGCCATCGAAGCGCGTGATCGTAGTGTGCTCACGGAACTGGCACCGCCTTCGGGTCTGTATCTGTGGAGAGTTGGCTATGCGGACGCGTGGGAGTGGGCTCCCGAACGTCTTCGGGAATCGGGATTTGAGCAAGACTGGGCGACAATTGACCGGTTGGAGCTTGACTTTCCTCTAGAATGGAGCGCCGAGTGTCGCCACGGCTGA
- the rplM gene encoding 50S ribosomal protein L13, producing MKTFVTTTSTVERDWWVVDAQGLRLGRLATEVASLLKGKHKPYFAPYLDCGDHVVVVNADKIALSGAKAEKKVYYHHSGYPGGLRESKFLEMMEKHPERAVELAIKGMLPKNRLGRQMYRKLKVYAGPNHPHAAQQPMVLDLGSRLITREGAK from the coding sequence ATGAAGACCTTTGTAACTACCACGAGCACCGTCGAGCGTGACTGGTGGGTCGTCGATGCGCAGGGATTGCGCCTTGGACGACTTGCCACTGAGGTCGCGAGTCTCCTGAAGGGAAAGCACAAGCCATACTTCGCACCGTACCTGGATTGCGGTGATCACGTGGTAGTCGTCAATGCTGACAAGATCGCGCTCTCCGGTGCAAAGGCCGAGAAGAAGGTGTATTATCATCACTCGGGCTACCCCGGAGGTCTGCGAGAGTCCAAGTTTCTTGAGATGATGGAGAAGCATCCTGAGCGAGCCGTAGAGTTGGCCATCAAAGGTATGTTGCCAAAGAATCGGCTGGGCCGCCAGATGTATCGCAAGCTCAAGGTCTATGCTGGGCCGAATCACCCACACGCTGCTCAGCAGCCGATGGTGCTCGACCTGGGCAGCCGATTGATCACGCGCGAAGGAGCGAAATGA
- the rpsI gene encoding 30S ribosomal protein S9 → MTSPLTQATGRRKTATARVRLVPGSGAVVVNGKELRAYVPSVSQRGHLTEPLKVVELDEVYDVYATVDGGGTAGQADAIRLGLARAIIELHPEHRAALKKEGMLTRDARKKESKKYGLKKARKAPQYSKR, encoded by the coding sequence ATGACCTCACCGTTAACGCAAGCGACCGGACGACGTAAGACCGCAACGGCACGTGTTCGGCTGGTACCAGGCAGCGGCGCTGTGGTGGTCAATGGCAAGGAGCTGCGTGCCTATGTGCCGTCGGTCTCTCAGCGCGGGCATCTCACCGAACCACTCAAGGTCGTGGAGCTCGATGAGGTCTATGATGTGTACGCTACCGTCGATGGCGGCGGTACCGCCGGTCAAGCAGATGCCATTCGTCTGGGCCTTGCCAGGGCGATCATCGAGTTGCACCCAGAGCATCGAGCAGCCCTCAAGAAGGAGGGGATGCTGACACGAGATGCTCGGAAGAAGGAATCGAAGAAGTACGGTCTCAAGAAGGCGCGTAAGGCACCGCAGTATTCGAAGCGGTAG
- a CDS encoding phosphoglucosamine mutase, which translates to MLRFGTDGIRGRANQELTMEVGYWLGVGIATAIRPPAFAIGRDTRESGYWLSQAVGLGIASVGVHLIDCGVLPTGALSWVARSEQVPTVVISASHNPYFDNGIKVFDAEGAKVAPAIEHQIEELLAGFLGGERPSFGSLGSVDHRSFEDAYLDWIFEGLGPVSRRLRVVVDGANGAAWRLGPALMRRLGAEVVGALGDHPDGRNINDGVGATHPEVLASAVVEAGADLGVAFDGDADRLIAVSESGVIVDGDELLTLFALYLQGRGGLTNDALAATVMSNLGLERALGSHLISVVRTDVGDRQIATALKEGSLALGGEQSGHIIIRQFGPTGDGLVSAGVLLHALDGWGGSLDLFRAKEVVRFPQVHRQVRTTARDHIMADRDFRELYQALEADLGSDGRIVLRPSGTEPVFRILVEAADLVVAERLADRLVGEVELAARRLGAN; encoded by the coding sequence ATGCTTCGGTTCGGGACCGATGGGATTCGCGGACGTGCGAATCAGGAATTGACCATGGAGGTCGGGTATTGGCTGGGGGTCGGTATCGCAACTGCGATACGGCCCCCAGCCTTTGCGATTGGGCGTGATACTCGTGAGTCTGGTTATTGGCTCAGCCAGGCGGTAGGGCTCGGTATCGCCTCGGTTGGTGTTCACCTGATCGATTGTGGTGTTCTACCGACCGGTGCACTTTCGTGGGTCGCTCGTTCCGAGCAGGTACCCACGGTCGTGATCTCGGCCTCGCATAACCCGTATTTCGATAACGGTATCAAGGTGTTTGACGCCGAAGGCGCGAAGGTGGCCCCGGCCATCGAGCATCAGATCGAGGAGCTGCTGGCCGGCTTTCTCGGTGGGGAGCGACCATCCTTTGGCTCGCTTGGCAGCGTCGATCATCGCTCCTTCGAGGATGCGTACCTGGATTGGATTTTCGAGGGCCTTGGCCCGGTTAGCCGTCGTTTGCGGGTGGTAGTCGATGGTGCGAACGGAGCTGCTTGGAGGCTTGGCCCTGCACTGATGCGACGCCTCGGTGCCGAGGTGGTGGGGGCGCTTGGAGATCATCCCGATGGGCGCAACATCAACGATGGTGTCGGAGCGACGCACCCGGAGGTGCTTGCGAGTGCTGTCGTCGAGGCTGGTGCCGACCTCGGGGTCGCCTTTGACGGTGATGCCGACCGGTTGATCGCGGTTAGCGAGTCAGGGGTGATTGTTGACGGGGACGAACTGTTGACCTTGTTCGCGCTCTATCTCCAGGGACGCGGAGGGCTCACCAACGATGCCTTGGCGGCGACCGTGATGAGCAATTTAGGACTCGAACGTGCCCTGGGGTCACATCTCATATCCGTCGTGAGAACGGATGTGGGTGATCGCCAGATTGCGACCGCGCTCAAGGAGGGCTCCCTCGCCCTCGGCGGGGAGCAGAGTGGGCACATCATCATCCGTCAGTTTGGACCGACAGGGGATGGTTTGGTCTCGGCGGGTGTGCTTTTGCACGCGCTCGATGGCTGGGGCGGATCCCTTGACCTCTTTCGGGCCAAAGAGGTCGTCCGGTTTCCTCAGGTGCACCGGCAGGTGCGCACCACCGCGAGGGACCATATCATGGCCGATCGGGACTTTCGGGAGCTGTACCAAGCACTCGAGGCCGACCTAGGGTCCGATGGTCGCATCGTTCTTCGGCCAAGCGGAACTGAACCGGTGTTTAGGATCCTTGTCGAGGCAGCCGATCTGGTAGTAGCCGAACGTCTTGCCGACCGCCTTGTCGGAGAGGTTGAGCTCGCAGCGCGTCGGTTGGGTGCCAACTAG
- the glmS gene encoding glutamine--fructose-6-phosphate transaminase (isomerizing) — translation MCGIVGAVGSNLDLVSIFEGLRRLEYRGYDSAGIAIIRDGDLITEKASVARESMGVLASWLAEQPFTTGQVMLGHTRWPTHGAPSLVNAHPHLDCHREIAVVHNGIIENFRELRSRLQGRGHTFRSDTDSEVVAHLMEQALAEGLLPAEALERVVAQLQGHLALVVAIRSYPQLLLGARRTSPLLAASADGQSFFASDAPAFLSLASKFYEIPEDVVVVLGDGVDGDGGVSLTDLEPLALEWSPQDAVLDGFASYYEMELHQSGDALYDTVAALMEADSTPVIDQLSIDPHELARVRKIVVIGCGTSYHAGLVGRYFIEHLSRLPVEVDVASEYRYRDPILDSETLVIGISQSGESLETITALRECQLGGARTIAITNVIGSQLSRVADAVLYTRAGPEISVASTKTHLAQIGALGMLAIYLGELKGVLYPDEAKHRRKELAEMASKIRMTIERASLWYDAVAAYLGRDRFFFIGRNLLYPVAMEGALKMKELSYIAAEAYPAGELKHGPIAMLDEQAVVVALLGNDRLHDKMLSNLEEVRARGATLVVVADDDDHSADELADVVLRVPGSAALWSPLLMVLPLQVLAGQMAKARGLDLDKPRNLAKTVTVE, via the coding sequence ATGTGTGGAATCGTAGGAGCAGTTGGGTCGAATCTTGATCTGGTCTCGATTTTTGAGGGGTTGCGGCGATTAGAGTATCGCGGTTACGATTCCGCGGGTATTGCAATCATCCGTGACGGCGATCTCATCACGGAGAAGGCGTCGGTCGCTCGGGAGTCGATGGGCGTGCTAGCGAGCTGGCTTGCAGAGCAGCCTTTCACGACTGGTCAAGTCATGCTTGGGCATACGCGTTGGCCCACGCATGGTGCTCCATCATTGGTCAATGCCCATCCCCATCTCGATTGCCATCGAGAGATCGCGGTCGTCCACAACGGCATCATCGAGAACTTCCGGGAACTCCGAAGCAGGCTCCAGGGACGTGGACACACATTCCGCTCGGATACGGACTCAGAGGTTGTGGCTCACCTCATGGAGCAGGCACTCGCCGAAGGCCTCCTGCCAGCTGAGGCCCTCGAACGTGTTGTGGCGCAGTTGCAGGGGCATTTGGCTCTCGTCGTCGCCATCCGTTCGTATCCTCAGCTTCTGCTCGGTGCTCGTCGTACGTCTCCGTTGCTAGCAGCGAGCGCGGATGGTCAGTCATTCTTTGCATCGGACGCACCGGCATTTCTCTCGCTCGCTTCGAAGTTTTATGAGATACCAGAGGATGTCGTCGTGGTCCTTGGTGATGGTGTCGATGGCGACGGAGGTGTTTCATTGACCGATCTCGAGCCGCTGGCGCTCGAGTGGAGCCCACAAGATGCGGTGCTCGATGGTTTTGCAAGCTACTACGAGATGGAGCTACACCAATCGGGGGATGCCCTTTACGACACCGTTGCAGCGCTCATGGAGGCTGACAGTACTCCGGTGATCGACCAACTCTCGATCGATCCTCATGAGTTAGCCCGCGTTCGCAAGATCGTCGTCATTGGTTGTGGCACCAGCTATCACGCTGGACTGGTGGGTCGCTACTTCATTGAACATCTCTCCCGTCTTCCGGTCGAGGTCGATGTCGCCTCCGAGTATCGCTATCGGGATCCCATTCTCGACTCGGAGACTTTGGTGATCGGGATCAGCCAATCAGGCGAGTCGCTCGAGACCATCACCGCTTTGCGCGAGTGCCAACTCGGTGGTGCTCGAACGATCGCCATCACCAACGTGATTGGCAGCCAGCTGAGTCGGGTGGCTGATGCCGTCCTCTACACCCGGGCCGGACCGGAGATTTCGGTAGCCTCCACGAAGACGCATCTTGCCCAGATCGGAGCGCTTGGAATGCTGGCGATCTATCTTGGCGAGCTTAAGGGGGTACTCTACCCAGATGAGGCCAAGCACCGCCGTAAGGAGCTCGCCGAGATGGCTTCAAAGATCCGTATGACCATCGAGAGAGCATCGTTGTGGTATGACGCGGTGGCTGCCTACCTTGGTCGCGATCGGTTTTTCTTCATCGGACGGAATCTTCTCTATCCCGTGGCGATGGAGGGAGCCCTCAAGATGAAGGAGCTCAGTTACATCGCTGCCGAGGCCTACCCAGCTGGAGAGCTCAAACATGGCCCGATCGCGATGTTAGATGAACAGGCGGTCGTGGTTGCATTGCTCGGCAATGACCGTCTGCATGACAAGATGCTTTCGAATCTCGAAGAGGTGCGTGCTCGTGGTGCCACGTTGGTGGTCGTCGCCGATGATGACGATCATAGCGCCGACGAGCTTGCCGATGTTGTTCTTCGTGTCCCGGGCTCGGCGGCGCTATGGTCGCCGCTGCTTATGGTGCTGCCGCTCCAGGTCTTAGCCGGTCAGATGGCCAAAGCTCGGGGGCTCGATCTTGATAAGCCGCGCAACCTCGCCAAGACGGTGACGGTCGAATAG
- a CDS encoding glycosyltransferase family 4 protein, giving the protein MTPPWRIGFVGTELAPLTASAGGLERLVVGWATALNERHRSMCFSRYDHTSPVTTKPGDNLAKLLRGCDVAVINNRPEWANALDMPVVLILHNTAEAWGLPGCDAASQPVAPPVTMGDHVVVLAVSAFLASHAKTELHLPALPRVLPPFIDPAFIDPAFIDPAFGSAPRWHPNNNALLFPNRLLAKKGVLETLAAIERVADPSVRVVFLENFAPWTHPTDEHQELLSQLRACTRCSLEPRIAKSRALATRMLASSAILAPSTRPEGLGLVPLEALALGIPTIISAQGGLAELARYGAMIVEPSDTAAFAHAIETVTRRDPSSRNLSIDHDGIRADYSLERSVSILEAAMSEAIGR; this is encoded by the coding sequence ATGACCCCACCTTGGCGCATAGGCTTCGTCGGCACCGAGCTTGCGCCCTTAACTGCAAGCGCTGGCGGCCTCGAACGCCTCGTGGTCGGCTGGGCAACGGCGCTCAACGAGCGACATCGGAGCATGTGCTTTTCACGATATGACCACACCAGTCCTGTGACCACCAAACCCGGTGACAACCTGGCCAAGCTCCTGCGTGGCTGCGATGTCGCGGTGATCAACAACCGACCTGAGTGGGCGAATGCATTGGATATGCCAGTCGTTCTGATCTTGCACAACACTGCCGAGGCGTGGGGGCTACCAGGGTGCGACGCTGCCAGCCAGCCAGTGGCCCCACCAGTAACGATGGGCGACCACGTGGTCGTCTTGGCGGTATCGGCTTTCCTTGCTAGCCACGCCAAGACCGAACTTCACTTACCAGCCCTGCCTAGGGTCCTACCACCGTTTATCGATCCGGCGTTCATCGATCCGGCGTTCATCGATCCGGCGTTCGGGAGTGCACCAAGGTGGCACCCGAACAACAACGCGCTCCTCTTCCCCAATCGATTGTTGGCCAAGAAAGGGGTCCTCGAGACCCTCGCCGCCATTGAACGCGTCGCTGATCCCAGCGTCAGGGTCGTATTTCTTGAGAACTTCGCCCCATGGACGCATCCAACCGATGAGCACCAGGAGCTACTGAGCCAACTACGGGCCTGCACTCGATGCAGCCTCGAACCGCGCATTGCCAAGAGCAGAGCGTTGGCAACGCGCATGCTCGCCTCCAGTGCGATCCTTGCACCATCGACGCGACCGGAAGGGCTCGGCTTGGTCCCTCTTGAGGCGCTGGCCCTCGGTATTCCAACGATCATCAGCGCTCAGGGTGGCTTGGCCGAGCTTGCTCGCTACGGCGCTATGATCGTCGAACCCAGCGACACAGCAGCCTTTGCCCACGCAATCGAAACCGTCACACGACGAGATCCCTCGTCAAGGAATCTCTCGATCGACCATGATGGCATCCGCGCAGATTACAGCTTGGAGCGGTCGGTCTCGATCCTGGAGGCAGCCATGAGCGAGGCTATCGGGCGCTAA
- a CDS encoding LysR family transcriptional regulator, which yields MITPEQRRIDPNYLITLAIVAETHNLSDAAKELGISQPGVSQQLKHLSDAVGQRLHVRSGHGVELSVAGEDLARRAREVYRTYRGVLDYVDSVAKGNDGLLLIAASNTVSAYILPRWLVRYRTKFPGVDLRTRSLNSSEVTELVIAGEFEVGVIESPSELLPDNMLEIVVGGDHLVYVVRPELLGALPNQMLGWGEIARIPLILREAGSGVRRATEEALVRSGLAPRLAIELAGGEAVKEAILQGVGGGFLSSLAVVREVAAHDLVRVEIRELPPISRRFRVISRTRETLSTPAARFVEIAEAVGAPEVE from the coding sequence ATGATTACTCCTGAACAGCGACGGATCGATCCGAACTACCTGATCACCTTGGCGATCGTTGCGGAGACCCACAACCTTTCGGACGCCGCCAAGGAACTTGGGATCTCACAACCTGGTGTATCCCAGCAGCTCAAGCATCTCTCTGACGCGGTTGGGCAACGACTCCATGTGCGTTCGGGGCACGGTGTCGAACTCTCGGTAGCCGGAGAGGATCTTGCGCGACGCGCTCGAGAGGTCTACCGGACCTATCGCGGCGTCTTGGACTATGTCGATAGTGTGGCCAAGGGCAATGATGGTCTCCTGTTGATCGCTGCCTCGAATACCGTTTCGGCTTATATCCTCCCGAGGTGGTTGGTGCGGTATCGCACGAAATTCCCCGGGGTTGATCTTCGCACGCGCTCGCTCAACTCCTCAGAGGTGACCGAACTCGTGATCGCGGGAGAGTTTGAGGTGGGTGTCATCGAGTCACCATCAGAGTTGTTGCCCGACAACATGCTCGAGATCGTCGTTGGGGGCGATCACCTCGTCTACGTGGTGCGCCCTGAGCTACTGGGAGCCCTGCCGAATCAGATGCTTGGCTGGGGTGAGATAGCCAGAATTCCACTGATCCTGCGCGAGGCAGGCTCCGGTGTTCGACGCGCGACCGAGGAGGCGCTTGTTAGAAGCGGCCTCGCCCCCCGATTGGCGATTGAACTCGCCGGTGGAGAGGCTGTGAAGGAGGCGATTCTCCAGGGTGTCGGGGGTGGTTTTCTCTCCTCGCTTGCAGTGGTGCGTGAGGTGGCGGCTCATGACTTGGTCCGTGTTGAGATCCGTGAATTGCCTCCAATCTCTCGTCGTTTTCGGGTGATTTCACGGACAAGAGAGACCCTCTCGACGCCAGCAGCCCGGTTCGTTGAGATTGCCGAGGCCGTCGGGGCGCCAGAGGTCGAATGA
- the acpS gene encoding holo-ACP synthase, with protein sequence MRIRTGIDAVEIGRFRVALERTKTMTDRLFTPDEVASVSGRVESLAARFCVKEATMKLLGVGLGAVRFHEIETVRLVTGEPTLHLTGAAFELAQQYGCREFALTLTHTKTLAIAQVVALSER encoded by the coding sequence ATGAGGATTCGGACTGGCATCGACGCCGTCGAGATTGGCCGCTTTCGTGTCGCTCTCGAACGGACCAAGACGATGACCGATCGCCTCTTCACCCCAGATGAGGTTGCCTCCGTCTCCGGGCGAGTTGAGAGTCTCGCCGCACGATTTTGTGTCAAAGAGGCGACCATGAAACTGCTTGGCGTCGGACTTGGGGCGGTACGCTTTCATGAGATTGAGACGGTGCGCCTCGTGACTGGTGAACCAACCTTGCACCTCACAGGAGCCGCTTTCGAACTCGCACAGCAATACGGATGCCGCGAGTTTGCACTCACGCTGACACATACCAAGACCCTCGCCATCGCTCAGGTAGTTGCCCTAAGCGAGAGGTAG
- a CDS encoding NAD(P)H-hydrate dehydratase, whose translation MDPVVSVEEITKFDSQLAQRGLVSAVIDRVGYRLAQIAVQELGGAYGRRVMVIVGNGNNGRDGRAMAGYLQRAGVQVTILTPADVDDLAFTHSPDLVVDAMLGTGLSRPFDPPKLPDGVRVLSVDIPSGIDGDTGAVCGDAIRADVTVVVGALKFGHLFGAGRVHAGKLIRILPELRPDSVMTHLITSRDLDAVIPLVNPQGHKWSAGVMVVGGSPGMRGSAAFGCGGAMAVGAGIVHLVTRADPAEPIDHPPEVVVERLESYFAEPVVTASRRFRSMVVGPGLGGSLQIGNFVRRLLVDSDAPVVLDADGLTCFRDSSNLARTLSRRRASTVLTPHRGEFERVFGAIEDLPVQACRRAALETGAVVLLKGSPTIVADPLGGCALIAVGSAKLASAGTGDVLTGVIAGLLAQGMSAYEAAWAGAYLHGVAGANVTTGKVRASTLVDAIAQYYGGLNRVAPVEELLR comes from the coding sequence GTGGATCCGGTGGTCTCGGTCGAAGAAATCACGAAGTTTGATTCTCAACTGGCACAGCGTGGGTTGGTGAGTGCCGTCATCGACCGGGTCGGCTACCGACTGGCACAGATCGCTGTCCAAGAGTTAGGCGGGGCCTACGGGCGGCGGGTGATGGTAATCGTTGGCAACGGGAACAACGGCCGAGACGGTCGTGCCATGGCAGGGTATCTCCAACGAGCTGGTGTGCAGGTCACCATCTTGACACCGGCCGATGTCGACGATCTTGCCTTTACTCATAGTCCGGACTTAGTGGTCGATGCGATGCTCGGAACGGGCCTGTCGCGACCCTTTGACCCTCCGAAGCTCCCCGACGGTGTTCGGGTGTTGTCAGTCGATATCCCGTCCGGCATTGACGGTGATACCGGAGCGGTGTGTGGGGATGCGATTCGCGCTGACGTGACCGTGGTCGTCGGGGCATTGAAGTTCGGGCACCTGTTCGGGGCCGGGCGAGTCCATGCGGGAAAGCTGATCCGTATTTTGCCAGAGCTGCGGCCGGATAGCGTCATGACTCACCTCATTACCTCAAGAGATCTTGATGCCGTCATACCGCTTGTGAACCCCCAGGGCCATAAGTGGAGTGCCGGTGTGATGGTCGTTGGAGGTTCACCTGGTATGCGCGGTTCGGCAGCGTTTGGGTGTGGAGGCGCGATGGCGGTCGGCGCTGGTATCGTCCACCTGGTAACGCGCGCGGATCCTGCCGAGCCAATCGATCACCCACCAGAGGTTGTGGTCGAACGCCTCGAGTCCTACTTCGCCGAGCCGGTGGTAACGGCCTCGAGGAGATTTCGTTCGATGGTGGTAGGACCGGGTCTCGGTGGCTCGCTCCAGATTGGCAACTTTGTTCGCCGTCTTCTCGTCGACTCGGACGCTCCGGTTGTGCTTGATGCCGATGGGCTCACCTGTTTTCGGGATTCGAGCAATCTCGCGAGGACGCTGTCGCGGCGTCGTGCCTCGACGGTATTGACCCCACATCGGGGCGAGTTCGAACGTGTCTTTGGTGCGATCGAGGATTTACCGGTACAGGCCTGTCGCCGAGCAGCGCTTGAGACGGGTGCTGTCGTGCTTTTGAAAGGCTCGCCGACTATCGTCGCTGACCCGTTGGGAGGGTGTGCCCTCATAGCGGTTGGCTCGGCCAAACTCGCGAGCGCGGGTACGGGTGATGTGCTGACCGGTGTGATCGCTGGTCTACTGGCACAAGGGATGTCGGCCTATGAGGCAGCGTGGGCGGGAGCGTATCTCCACGGAGTCGCTGGTGCCAATGTCACCACCGGGAAGGTGCGTGCGAGCACGCTTGTCGACGCCATCGCACAGTACTACGGGGGCCTCAATCGTGTTGCACCGGTGGAGGAGCTGCTGCGGTGA